From Paenibacillus polymyxa, the proteins below share one genomic window:
- a CDS encoding stalk domain-containing protein — protein sequence MKHMQRKMMRKLGVGAVALSLLLTALPPVAADQDKNILELRLQSGSNTAIVNGQNANITKPYSKSGALMVPAGVFKKAFNSKIRLAEDNVVKITSGTHVVSLTIGSRTAWVRGHKVTLPAPPEMSSGILMVPLRQVAEGLGGKMEKNGAGIIIRMEAQEEAGTVAEESPNIDNDEGKTQIGNSYYDWSMNYPTGLVIGQGGGDESISTFMDENSAYYMEVHTALQPVPLNADDLLQQLVQAAKETGETVVDRKSFPKAKVPYARVITKDGDGVLWENRQYYDNGRLYVVYFSDAKATNYKDLAQYAGLLNSFKTSFNAQDKSIKDLSTVIGGTREAGNPDYGVSLKIPAGWKMDDQRMQYESNDGSSFHMKITSAPADGKLENWGQQLQKWLSDSFVSTAYEAQKTYPLEVAGVQGLVQEYRYNFGDGWVKEYNVLIQQNGYRYLAEYAVPEKVSKGNDQFNALISSLQIDFQTVANNFGQLEEDDYLADKTKTIKKTSKAYEYTVNIPRYWTAVSDQFELGDIEYQFTGGRFSIKIDNDQSFELTVSQLKDFYDKQAKNYKNLKVEEVKDVTFAGVSAVSFTFHRVEEGIGYTGRQIVLEHNGKTYTVTTTLNDANNTGVQSNALDSTLNSFNFVK from the coding sequence GTGAAGCATATGCAAAGAAAAATGATGCGTAAGCTGGGGGTCGGCGCTGTCGCATTGTCCCTTCTGCTTACCGCTTTACCACCAGTTGCAGCAGATCAAGATAAAAACATATTGGAATTGCGTCTGCAAAGCGGCAGCAATACAGCGATCGTGAACGGCCAAAATGCGAATATTACGAAACCCTATTCCAAAAGTGGAGCACTGATGGTTCCGGCTGGTGTGTTTAAAAAGGCATTTAACAGCAAAATTCGCCTAGCTGAAGATAATGTGGTTAAGATCACCAGCGGCACTCACGTTGTATCGCTGACAATCGGTAGTCGTACAGCCTGGGTGAGAGGACACAAGGTGACACTTCCGGCTCCACCGGAAATGTCGTCAGGAATCCTCATGGTGCCTTTGCGTCAAGTAGCAGAAGGACTGGGCGGTAAGATGGAGAAGAATGGCGCAGGAATCATCATTCGGATGGAAGCCCAAGAAGAGGCGGGCACGGTAGCAGAAGAATCACCGAACATTGATAATGATGAGGGCAAGACGCAGATCGGGAATAGTTACTACGATTGGTCCATGAACTATCCAACAGGACTCGTTATCGGTCAGGGGGGTGGAGATGAGAGTATTTCCACATTTATGGACGAGAACAGTGCATACTATATGGAAGTACACACAGCATTACAGCCGGTTCCATTGAATGCAGACGATTTGTTGCAACAATTGGTGCAGGCAGCCAAGGAAACGGGAGAAACTGTAGTGGACCGAAAATCCTTCCCGAAAGCGAAAGTGCCTTATGCTCGTGTTATTACGAAGGATGGGGACGGCGTACTGTGGGAAAATCGTCAGTACTATGACAACGGACGACTGTATGTCGTTTATTTTTCCGATGCTAAAGCAACGAACTATAAAGATCTGGCCCAGTATGCTGGACTGTTGAACTCATTTAAAACCTCTTTTAATGCACAGGATAAAAGTATTAAAGACTTGTCCACTGTTATAGGAGGCACACGAGAGGCTGGGAATCCAGACTACGGTGTGTCACTTAAAATACCTGCAGGCTGGAAAATGGACGACCAACGAATGCAGTATGAAAGCAATGACGGATCAAGCTTCCACATGAAAATCACCTCTGCTCCAGCAGATGGAAAATTGGAAAACTGGGGTCAGCAACTGCAAAAATGGCTGAGCGATTCATTTGTGTCCACAGCATACGAGGCACAAAAGACGTACCCGCTGGAGGTTGCAGGTGTTCAGGGATTAGTGCAGGAGTACCGCTATAATTTTGGGGATGGATGGGTCAAGGAGTACAATGTGCTGATTCAGCAAAATGGATATCGCTACCTGGCTGAATACGCAGTGCCTGAAAAGGTAAGCAAGGGAAATGACCAGTTCAACGCGCTCATTTCTTCGCTTCAAATCGATTTTCAAACAGTAGCGAATAACTTTGGACAATTGGAAGAGGATGACTACCTGGCGGACAAAACGAAAACGATCAAAAAGACGTCTAAAGCATATGAGTATACAGTGAATATCCCGCGGTATTGGACTGCGGTTAGCGATCAATTTGAATTGGGCGATATAGAGTATCAATTTACCGGAGGGCGTTTTTCTATCAAAATCGACAACGACCAATCCTTTGAATTGACGGTATCCCAGCTTAAGGACTTCTATGATAAGCAAGCCAAGAACTATAAAAACCTTAAAGTGGAGGAAGTTAAGGATGTAACATTTGCTGGTGTGTCGGCAGTGTCCTTTACATTCCACCGTGTGGAGGAAGGCATCGGTTATACAGGTCGCCAAATCGTTCTGGAGCATAACGGTAAAACATATACCGTAACAACGACATTAAACGATGCAAACAACACGGGTGTACAGTCCAACGCACTGGATTCGACACTGAATTCGTTTAATTTTGTGAAGTAA
- a CDS encoding GNAT family N-acetyltransferase, whose translation MQLFRAARSVSFGNKKKWKAKYRGNPKIITLKAVDKRNWEECAELEPSPEQQRFMVSNLYSIAECQFLDGFVSKTIYNDDVLIGFTMFGLDPDDGNYWVYRFMIDERFQGRGHGYHAMLLVIDEIRKASDRTDVIMIGYKPDNELARKLYRKSGFREEGISPWGEMLAKYRFA comes from the coding sequence ATGCAGCTGTTTCGTGCGGCAAGGTCAGTAAGCTTTGGTAATAAGAAAAAATGGAAGGCGAAGTATAGGGGGAATCCGAAAATAATTACGCTAAAGGCAGTCGACAAAAGGAATTGGGAAGAATGTGCTGAACTTGAACCGAGTCCTGAACAACAAAGATTTATGGTATCTAACCTTTACTCAATTGCCGAATGTCAGTTTTTAGATGGATTTGTATCTAAAACAATTTATAATGATGACGTATTGATTGGCTTTACGATGTTTGGTTTAGACCCGGATGACGGAAACTACTGGGTTTACCGATTTATGATTGACGAAAGATTTCAAGGTCGAGGTCATGGTTACCATGCAATGTTGCTGGTTATCGACGAAATCAGGAAAGCCAGTGATAGGACTGATGTTATCATGATTGGATATAAACCAGACAATGAACTAGCTAGAAAGCTATACAGAAAATCTGGTTTCAGGGAGGAAGGAATATCACCCTGGGGAGAAATGCTTGCGAAGTATAGGTTTGCCTAG
- a CDS encoding GtrA family protein: MSVMFLLFNILETNYWLSTFIGNSVGATVSYFLNKRFTFKNDANHGQTIWKFISIILICYILSYCLSYLISHYLISSLSIKNNEILGNVSILIGNVFYTLINYVGQKFIVFSKKTSAQKV; this comes from the coding sequence ATGTCCGTCATGTTCTTGCTATTTAATATTTTAGAGACTAACTACTGGTTATCGACCTTTATCGGTAATTCTGTAGGCGCCACTGTAAGCTATTTCTTAAACAAAAGATTTACCTTCAAAAATGATGCAAACCATGGACAGACCATTTGGAAGTTCATCTCTATTATATTGATATGCTATATACTGTCGTATTGTCTCAGCTATCTAATCAGTCACTACCTGATCTCAAGTTTGAGCATTAAAAATAATGAGATTCTAGGCAACGTGTCTATTCTAATCGGGAATGTTTTTTATACTTTAATTAATTATGTTGGACAAAAATTTATTGTTTTTTCTAAGAAAACAAGCGCCCAAAAAGTATAG
- a CDS encoding glycosyltransferase family 2 protein translates to MDSIISNPVLTLVIPCYNEEEVLPETISRLTVILEELAESELISKHSKMLFVDDGSRDQTWDIIASYNLKNPFVSGLKLAKNAGHQNALLSGLMEAKETSDCVISVDADLQDDLNAIREFIIKFKEGNDIVYGVRKSRTTDTFFKRSTAQGFYRLMSKMGVNIVYNHADYRLMSKRVLQELANFKEVNLFLRGLVPLIGYKSTEVYYDRHERFAGESKYPLKKMLAFAFDGITSFSVTPIRLISAVGFGMFGISLLIAAYTLISKFLGTTVWGWSSLMLSIWFIGGLQLVALGLIGEYIGKIYKEVKQRPKYIIETILESQSTLDTENTKKVNNSEREVVAVQ, encoded by the coding sequence TTGGATTCAATAATCAGTAACCCTGTTTTAACGTTAGTTATTCCCTGTTATAACGAAGAAGAAGTACTGCCTGAAACCATAAGCAGACTTACGGTGATTCTGGAAGAGTTGGCTGAGAGCGAACTCATTTCTAAACATAGTAAAATGTTGTTTGTTGATGATGGTAGCCGTGATCAAACATGGGACATCATCGCATCATATAATCTAAAAAATCCTTTTGTCAGTGGTCTCAAATTGGCGAAAAATGCGGGCCATCAAAACGCTCTATTATCTGGGTTAATGGAAGCTAAAGAAACCTCAGATTGTGTGATATCCGTTGACGCTGACCTACAGGATGATCTCAATGCCATCCGAGAATTCATAATAAAATTCAAAGAAGGTAATGACATCGTGTATGGGGTGCGAAAAAGTAGAACTACCGATACATTTTTCAAACGTTCAACAGCCCAAGGCTTCTACCGTCTGATGAGTAAAATGGGCGTTAATATCGTATACAATCATGCAGATTACCGTTTAATGAGCAAAAGGGTTCTCCAGGAATTAGCCAATTTTAAAGAGGTAAATCTCTTTTTACGTGGTCTAGTTCCGTTAATAGGTTATAAGTCTACTGAAGTGTATTACGATCGACACGAACGCTTTGCAGGTGAATCCAAATATCCTTTAAAGAAAATGCTCGCTTTTGCTTTCGATGGAATCACCTCGTTTAGCGTAACCCCGATACGGCTTATTTCGGCTGTGGGTTTTGGAATGTTTGGCATAAGCCTATTAATAGCTGCCTATACCCTTATTAGCAAGTTCCTTGGCACCACCGTTTGGGGCTGGTCTTCTTTAATGTTATCCATCTGGTTCATAGGCGGTCTACAACTCGTCGCACTCGGACTCATTGGCGAATATATCGGTAAAATATATAAAGAAGTAAAACAAAGACCTAAATATATTATTGAGACTATATTAGAGTCCCAGAGCACCTTAGATACTGAAAACACAAAAAAAGTGAATAATAGTGAAAGGGAAGTTGTAGCGGTCCAATAA
- the galU gene encoding UTP--glucose-1-phosphate uridylyltransferase GalU — translation MKIRKAIIPAAGLGTRFLPATKAMPKEMLPIVDKPTIQYIIEEAVASGIEDIIIVTGKGKRAIEDHFDYSFELEHNLTSKEKWNLLNEVRKPSEMADIHYIRQKEPKGLGHAIWCARKFIGDEPFAVLLGDDIVESENPCLKQMIDVFDEYQRSIVGVKQVDWNEVHRYGIVEGHALTSKISEAERLVEKPKKEEANSNLAIMGRYILTPDIFDILGQQSAGVGGEIQLTDALSKLGEKSPILAYEFDGNRHDVGEKLGFIETTIHYALQHNEIKDEVLAYMRQVIEDIDQQK, via the coding sequence ATGAAAATCCGTAAAGCAATTATTCCTGCTGCGGGATTAGGAACCCGGTTCCTTCCTGCGACCAAAGCGATGCCTAAAGAGATGCTTCCCATTGTAGACAAACCAACCATTCAATATATTATTGAAGAAGCTGTTGCATCTGGTATAGAAGATATCATTATCGTTACTGGTAAAGGCAAAAGGGCAATTGAGGATCATTTTGACTACTCCTTCGAGCTGGAGCATAACTTGACTTCGAAGGAAAAATGGAACCTGCTCAATGAAGTACGCAAGCCATCAGAGATGGCAGATATCCACTATATTCGTCAAAAGGAACCTAAAGGCTTGGGGCATGCCATCTGGTGTGCACGTAAGTTTATTGGTGATGAACCTTTTGCCGTCCTTTTGGGTGATGACATCGTAGAGTCTGAGAATCCATGTCTCAAGCAGATGATTGACGTGTTCGATGAGTATCAGCGTTCTATTGTAGGTGTAAAACAAGTCGATTGGAACGAGGTACATCGTTACGGGATTGTTGAAGGCCATGCACTTACTTCCAAAATCTCTGAGGCGGAACGATTGGTGGAAAAGCCTAAGAAGGAAGAAGCCAACTCCAACTTAGCGATCATGGGACGGTATATCTTGACACCTGATATTTTTGATATCCTGGGTCAGCAATCCGCCGGAGTAGGTGGGGAAATTCAACTGACGGACGCATTGTCCAAACTGGGAGAAAAGAGTCCGATCCTAGCCTATGAATTTGATGGCAACCGCCATGACGTTGGCGAGAAGCTGGGATTCATTGAAACGACCATTCATTATGCTCTACAGCATAACGAGATTAAGGATGAAGTACTGGCTTATATGAGACAGGTTATTGAAGATATTGACCAACAGAAATAA
- a CDS encoding FDLD family class I lanthipeptide, with translation MNSPELVFFEQEDTLDLDLQINDLTLKQAKNPCTSTVTCSVSRCLGTHVTCECWC, from the coding sequence ATGAATTCTCCAGAATTAGTCTTTTTCGAACAAGAGGACACCCTTGATTTGGACTTACAAATTAATGATCTAACATTAAAGCAAGCGAAAAATCCTTGCACAAGCACTGTAACTTGTAGTGTTTCTAGATGCCTTGGTACACATGTGACTTGTGAGTGTTGGTGCTAA